Below is a genomic region from Gemmatimonadaceae bacterium.
CGTGCGCGGGCATTCGTGAGAACTGACCACATAGAGAAAATGGGAAAGGGAGAAATCCCCGACACGCTCCGAGCGCCGCCGGGGATTTCTCTTTTTCCCCCTTTTCTCTGCGTGATCTGTTCAAACCCACGTCAGCTCAATCCAAGGTCTTGGAGAACCGCCGCACGCTCACCGTAAAGAGCAGCACCGCCGCCGCCGAGAGCGCCACGAGCTGCCGCCACAAGTCGCCGACCCCAACGCCCTTGAGCAGGACGCCGCGCAGGATGTCGAGGAAGTACGTGAGCGGCAGCGCCAACCCCACATACTGCGCCGGGAGCGGCATCGCCGCGCGAGGGAAGATGTATCCCGACAGCAGGATGTTCGGCAGCATGAAGAAAAAGCTCAGCTGCATAGCCTGCACCTGACTCTTGGCGACGGTTGAGATCAGCAGCCCCACGCCCAGGCTCGCCACGATGAACACCAGTGCGAGCGCGTAGAGGAGCAGCAGGCTGCCGGCGATGGGGATCTTGAAGAACAGCACGCCGAGCACCAGCACCACGGTCATCTGCACGTAGCCCACCATGACGAAGGGCACGAGCTTGCCGAGCATGAGGCTCGCCTTGCCAATCGGGGTGACGATGAGCTGCTCGAGCGTGCCGCGCTCCCGTTCCCGCACGATGGCGGTGCTGGTGATGAGCGTCATGGTGATCGTGAGCAGAATGCCCACGATACCCGGCACGATGAACACGGCGCTCTTCTGCGCCGGGTTGTACCACGGGCGCACGCGCAACTCGACCGGCGGCGTCACCGCGATACGCGCCGCTAGCAGTTGCTGCAAGCGCGCGGCGGCCGCGAGCTGGGCACCGGAGATGGCCGCTCCGCTCGACTGTGGGTCGGCGGCATCGATCAGCAGCTGCGCCACGCCGGTGTGCCCGCCGCGGATATTACGCTGATACTCTGGCGGAATGACCAGCGCCACTCGCGCGGCGCCCCGCTCGATCCAGCGTTTGGCCACCACCCGGTCGGGAACGCGGGCGATCACCTTGAAGTTGTCGGTGTTCTCCAGCACCTGAATGAGCGCGCGACTTTCGCTCGTGCGCGAGTCATCCACGACCACGGTGGGCAGCTTGCGCACGTCGGTCTGAATCGCGTAGCCAAAGAGCAAGAGCTGGATCGCCGGCAG
It encodes:
- a CDS encoding ABC transporter permease, with amino-acid sequence MLWKEFLQLRRDRITFAMMTGLPAIQLLLFGYAIQTDVRKLPTVVVDDSRTSESRALIQVLENTDNFKVIARVPDRVVAKRWIERGAARVALVIPPEYQRNIRGGHTGVAQLLIDAADPQSSGAAISGAQLAAAARLQQLLAARIAVTPPVELRVRPWYNPAQKSAVFIVPGIVGILLTITMTLITSTAIVRERERGTLEQLIVTPIGKASLMLGKLVPFVMVGYVQMTVVLVLGVLFFKIPIAGSLLLLYALALVFIVASLGVGLLISTVAKSQVQAMQLSFFFMLPNILLSGYIFPRAAMPLPAQYVGLALPLTYFLDILRGVLLKGVGVGDLWRQLVALSAAAVLLFTVSVRRFSKTLD